One genomic region from Argentina anserina chromosome 2, drPotAnse1.1, whole genome shotgun sequence encodes:
- the LOC126785295 gene encoding endoglucanase 3-like isoform X2 gives MAMSSTTALSFFFISVLISLGSSIGNVQLVQAGNPNYRDALAKSILFFQGQRSGKLPSGADQKITWRSSSGLSDGRLAKVDLSGGYYDGGDNVKFNFPMAFSTTMLSWGSLEYSKKMGNQLTNTRAAIRWSANYLLKCARTTPGRLYVGVGDPNKDHKCWERPEDMDTARTVYWVSPSNPGSDVAGETAAALAAASMVFRRVDRKYSKLLLSTAKKVFQFAIQYRGAYSDSLGSAVCPFYCSYSGYKDELVWGAAWLLRATNDVFYFNFLKSMGVGDSPDIFSWDNKFAGAYVLLSRRAVLNNDKKFDSYKQQAEQFMCGILPNSPSSSTHYTKGGLMYKLPESNLQYVASITFLLTTYSKYMSATKHKFNCGNLVVTPSTLRNLAKRQVDYILGVNPLKMSYMVGYGPRFPKKIHHRGSSLPSLASHPKTIGCKAGFQPFFYSSSPNPNLLVGAVVGGPDKNDEFPDNRADYSHSEPATYINGAIVGPLAYFANVN, from the exons ATGGCAATGTCAAGTACTACTGCCCtgtctttcttcttcatctctgTGTTGATTTCCCTTGGCTCCAGTATTGGTAATGTCCAATTAGTGCAGGCAGGCAATCCAAACTACAGAGATGCTCTCGCAAAGTCCATTCTCTTCTTCCAGGGACAGAG GTCAGGCAAGCTCCCCTCCGGCGCTGACCAGAAAATTACCTGGAGGTCCAGTTCTGGACTTTCCGACGGCCGTCTCGCAAAA GTGGACTTAAGTGGAGGATACTATGATGGTGGAGACAATGTCAAATTCAACTTCCCAATGGCTTTCAGCACCACAATGCTATCATGGGGATCACTTGAATATAGCAAGAAAATGGGGAACCAACTAACGAATACCCGAGCTGCAATCCGGTGGTCAGCAAACTATCTTCTAAAGTGTGCTCGAACCACGCCCGGCAGGCTCTACGTTGGAGTCGGAGACCCTAACAAAGACCACAAGTGTTGGGAAAGGCCTGAAGACATGGACACGGCTCGAACCGTATATTGGGTGTCACCTAGTAATCCCGGTTCGGATGTTGCTGGAGAGACGGCGGCCGCGTTGGCTGCTGCTTCTATGGTTTTCCGAAGGGTTGATCGCAAGTATTCAAAATTGTTATTAAGCACAGCCAAGAAGGTATTTCAGTTTGCGATTCAGTACAGAGGTGCCTACAGTGATTCACTCGGTTCTGCAGTTTGTCCATTTTACTGCTCATATTCAGGATACAAG GATGAGCTAGTGTGGGGTGCTGCATGGCTTCTTAGAGCAACAAACGATGTCTTTTACTTCAATTTCTTGAAATCCATGGGAGTTGGTGATTCACCAGATATCTTCAGCTGGGACAACAAATTTGCTGGTGCTTATGTTCTGCTTTCGAGg AGGGCAGTGTTGAACAATGACAAGAAGTTCGACTCATATAAACAACAAGCTGAGCAATTTATGTGCGGAATTTTACCCAACTCACCCTCTTCAAGCACACATTATACCAAAG GAGGGCTCATGTATAAGCTGCCTGAAAGTAACCTACAGTATGTCGCCTCAATTACATTCTTGCTTACTACCTATTCCAAGTACATGTCTGCTACAAAACACAAGTTTAACTGTGGCAATCTCGTTGTCACACCGAGCACTTTAAGAAATCTCGCCAAGAGACAG GTGGACTACATATTAGGGGTAAACCCACTGAAGATGTCATATATGGTAGGGTATGGACCTCGCTTTCCTAAGAAAATTCACCACAGAGGATCTTCATTGCCCTCATTGGCAAGTCATCCAAAAACCATAGGTTGTAAAGCTGGTTTTCAACCATTCTTCTATTCATCATCTCCAAATCCTAACCTCCTAGTTGGAGCTGTTGTTGGAGGTCCAGATAAGAATGATGAGTTTCCAGATAACCGCGCTGATTATAGCCATTCGGAACCTGCAACATACATAAATGGTGCTATAGTCGGACCATTAGCTTACTTTGCAAATGTCAATTAA
- the LOC126785297 gene encoding fatty acyl-CoA reductase 2, chloroplastic-like has protein sequence MEGNRIRDPIVLYYGKGQLTGFLVDPNGVLDVDINIYQITSSVHIQWHKLFQPAQGNCKCSTYSAQRNHVRGAQTRT, from the exons ATGGAAGGAAATAG GATTAGGGATCCAATTGTTTTATACTATGGAAAAGGGCAGCTCACAGGTTTTCTAGTAGATCCTAATGGGGTTCTTGATGTGGACATCAATATCTACCAGATTACTTCATCTGTGCACATACAGTGGCACAAACTGTTTCAACCAGCTCAAGGGAATTGCAAATGCAGCACCTACA GTGCTCAAAGAAATCATGTCAGAGGAGCACAAACTAGGACCTAA
- the LOC126785295 gene encoding endoglucanase 9-like isoform X1 — MAMSSTTALSFFFISVLISLGSSIGNVQLVQAGNPNYRDALAKSILFFQGQRSGKLLSGAAQQIIWRSNSGLSDGRQAQVDLTGGYYDAGDNVKFNLPMAFTTTMLSWGALEYGKKLGSQLASTREAIRWSATYLLKCARATPGRLYVGVGDPNADHKCWERPEDMNTPRTVYWVSPSNPGSDVAGETAAALAAASMVFRKVDPKYSRLLLSTAKKVFQFAIQYRGAYSDSLGSAVCPFYCSYSGYKDELVWGAAWLLRATNDAFYFNFLKTMGGGDSPDIFSWDNKFAGAYVLLSRRALLNNDKNFDSYKQQAERFMCSILPNSPSSSTQYTQGGLIYKLPGSNLQYVTSITFLLTTYSKYMSSVKHTFNCGNLVVTPNTLKSLAKRQVDYILGVNPLKMSYMVGYGPYYPKRIHHRGSSLPSLASHSQSISCDAGFQYFYSSNPNPNILVGAVVGGPNQNDGFPDDRADYSHSEPATYINGAIVGPLAYFAGSKSQ, encoded by the exons ATGGCAATGTCAAGTACTACTGCCCtgtctttcttcttcatctctgTGTTGATTTCCCTTGGCTCCAGTATTGGTAATGTCCAATTAGTGCAGGCAGGCAATCCAAACTACAGAGATGCTCTCGCAAAGTCCATTCTCTTCTTCCAGGGACAGAGGTCAGGCAAGCTCCTGTCCGGCGCCGCCCAACAAATCATTTGGAGGTCTAATTCTGGCCTCTCCGATGGCCGTCAAGCACAA GTGGACTTAACTGGAGGATACTATGATGCTGGAGACAATGTCAAGTTCAACTTACCAATGGccttcaccaccacaatgCTTTCATGGGGAGCACTTGAGTATGGCAAGAAACTGGGATCCCAACTAGCAAGTACCCGGGAGGCAATCCGATGGTCCGCTACATATCTTCTAAAATGTGCTAGAGCCACGCCCGGTAGGCTCTATGTTGGGGTCGGGGACCCCAACGCGGACCACAAGTGTTGGGAGAGGCCCGAAGACATGAACACACCCCGAACTGTTTACTGGGTCTCTCCTAGCAATCCAGGCTCGGATGTTGCCGGAGAGACAGCTGCTGCATTGGCCGCTGCTTCTATGGTGTTTAGGAAGGTAGACCCCAAATATTCGAGGTTGCTGTTGAGCACAGCCAAGAAAGTGTTTCAATTTGCAATCCAGTATAGAGGTGCCTACAGCGATTCACTTGGTTCTGCAGTTTGCCCATTTTACTGCTCATATTCTGGATACAAG GATGAATTGGTTTGGGGTGCTGCATGGCTTCTAAGAGCAACAAATGATGCTTTTTACTTCAATTTCTTGAAAACCATGGGAGGTGGTGATTCACCAGATATCTTCAGCTGGGACAACAAATTTGCCGGTGCTTATGTTCTGCTTTCAAGG AGGGCGTTGCTGAACAATGACAAGAATTTCGACTCATATAAACAACAAGCTGAGAGATTTATGTGCAGCATTTTGCCCAACTCACCCTCTTCAAGTACACAATACACACAAG GAGGGCTCATATACAAGCTGCCTGGAAGTAACCTCCAATATGTCACCTCAATTACATTCTTGCTTACTACCTATTCCAAGTACATGTCTTCAGTAAAGCATACATTTAATTGTGGAAACCTTGTAGTGACTCCAAATACTTTAAAGAGCCTTGCAAAGAGACAG GTGGATTACATATTAGGGGTAAACCCTCTGAAGATGTCTTACATGGTAGGGTATGGACCGTACTATCCCAAGAGAATTCACCACCGAGGATCTTCATTGCCCTCATTGGCCAGTCACTCACAATCCATAAGTTGTGATGCGGGATTTCAGTACTTCTATtcttcaaatccaaatcctaaCATCTTAGTTGGAGCTGTTGTTGGAGGTCCAAATCAGAATGATGGGTTTCCAGATGACCGTGCCGATTATAGTCATTCAGAGCCTGCAACATACATAAACGGTGCTATAGTTGGACCATTAGCATACTTTGCTGGGAGCAAATCTCAATAG
- the LOC126783037 gene encoding SCY1-like protein 2 B, which produces MSLNMKTLQQALAKAGAVIEKTVQTTVQEVAGPRPLQDYELFDQIGSAGPALAWKLYNAKAARGGQHQYPTVCVWVLDKKALSEARLRAGLSKAAEDAFLDVVRADAARLVRLRHPGVVHVVQALDENKNAMAMVTEPLFASVANAVGNVENMVKVPKELKGMEMGLLEVKHGLLQIAETLDFLHNNARLIHRAISPENVFITSSGAWKLGGFGFAISTDQASGNGANVQEFHYSEYDVEDSVLPLQPLLNYTAPELARRASSAGWFSDIFSFGCLAYHLIARKPLFDCHNNVKMHMNTLSYLSSEAFSSIPPELVPDLQRMISTNESFRPTAIDFTGSPFFRDDTRLRALRFLDHMLERDNMQKSEFLKALSDMWKDFDARVLRYKVLPPLCAELRNLVMQPMILPMVLMIAESQDKHDFELSTLPALVPVLSAAVGDTLLLLLKHADLIINKTIPDHLILHVLPMIVRAYEENDARIQEEVLKKSASLAKKLDVQLVKQAILPRVHGLALKTTVAAVRVNALLCLGELIPTLDKRAILDILQTIQRCTAVDRSAPTLMCTLGVSNSILKQHGVEFAAEHVLPILIPLLTAQQLNVQQFAKYMLFVKDILRKIEEKRGVTVSDSGIPEVKPSLSANGLQSQGSSNISGNVSSATNSRPAWDEEWGPVKKQPSNTLQNSTNSVTPINSVMVNEPIKVSSSQPNLFLQNAVSSQQATASCPPVDIEWPTRASSGVPPQFGDAEKKSDPGVSPTSSFDDIDPFANWPPRPSGSVGGSGPSNNGAFPTSLYSSSSLSSTSNSMNMKNNSINSWTFDTQSSIEQIRLNQGSGTSNTGSLGNSVFNSQDSLGYLKQNPATLASSVYTNKSSTDIGSIFASGKNDQTSLRLAPPPSSTVGRGRGRGRGASSVSRSSHAKSSTEQPPLLDLL; this is translated from the exons ATGTCTCTGAACATGAAGACGCTCCAGCAAGCCCTGGCCAAGGCCGGCGCCGTCATCGAGAAGACCGTCCAGACCACGGTGCAGGAAGTCGCCGGCCCCAGGCCTCTCCAGGACTACGAGCTCTTCGACCAGATCGGCTCCGCCGGCCCCGCCCTCGCCTGGAAGCTCTACAACGCcaaggccgcgcgtggcggcCAACACCAGTACCCCACCGTCTGCGTCTGGGTCTTGGACAAGAAGGCTCTCTCCGAGGCGCGTCTCAGGGCGGGGCTGTCCAAGGCGGCGGAGGATGCGTTTTTGGATGTCGTTAGGGCCGATGCGGCGAGGCTGGTGCGGCTGAGGCACCCTGGTGTGGTCCACGTGGTGCAGGCGTTGGATGAGAACAAGAATGCCATGGCTATGGTGACCGAGCCGTTGTTTGCGTCGGTGGCCAATGCGGTTGGGAATGTGGAGAATATGGTCAAGGTGCCCAAGGAGCTTAAAGGAATG GAAATGGGTTTGTTGGAAGTGAAGCATGGGTTGCTCCAGATAGCGGAGACCTTGGACTTTCTCCATAACAATGCTCGTCTTATTCATCGAGCTATATCACCTGAG AATGTGTTTATTACATCAAGTGGAGCTTGGAAGCTTGGTGGATTTGGTTTTGCTATCTCAACAGATCAGGCCTCAGGCAATGGGGCTAATGTTCAGGAATTTCATTACTCA GAGTATGATGTTGAGGACTCTGTACTACCACTTCAGCCATTGCTGAATTACACTGCTCCTGAACTTGCTAGGAGAGCATCTTCGGCCGGATGGTTTTCTGATATATTCAGCTTTGGATGTCTTGCCTATCACTTGATTGCACGAAAGCCTTTGTTTGACTGCCACAATAATGTCAAGATG CACATGAATACCTTAAGTTACTTATCTAGTGAAGCTTTCTCCTCTATTCCTCCTGAGTTAGTTCCTGACTTGCAAAGGATGATCTCTACAAATGAGTCTTTCAGGCCAACAGCTATTGATTTTACTG GTTCTCCATTTTTCCGGGACGACACTAGGTTGCGTGCTCTTCGTTTCCTCGACCACATGCTC GAAAGGGATAACATGCAGAAATCTGAGTTCCTGAAAGCATTGTCTGATATGTGGAAAGATTTTGATGCTCGTGTCTTGCGCTATAAG GTACTGCCTCCTCTTTGTGCAGAACTCAGGAATTTGGTAATGCAACCAATGATCCTGCCTATGGTTCTCATGATTGCTGAGTCTCAG gACAAACATGATTTTGAGCTATCTACGTTGCCAGCCCTTGTTCCCGTCCTGAGCGCAGCTGTGGGTGACACTTtattgctgcttttgaagcaTGCAGATCTCATAATCAACAAG ACTATTCCAGATCACTTGATATTACATGTCCTTCCCATGATTGTTCGAGCTTATGAAGAGAACGATGCCCGCATACAAGAGGAGGTTTTGAAAAAATCTGCTTCCCTTGCCAAGAAGCTTGATGTTCAG CTAGTGAAACAAGCTATTTTGCCTCGTGTTCATGGCCTAGCTCTGAAAACAACCGTTGCTGCG GTGAGAGTCAATGCTTTGCTATGTTTAGGAGAGCTGATTCCAACTCTTGATAAGCGTGCTATTCTAGATATATTGCAAACAATTCAGCGTTGTACAGCTGTTGATCGTTCTGCTCCTACTCTTATGTGTACTCTTGGCGTGTCAAACTCAATCCTTAAGCAG CATGGGGTAGAGTTTGCTGCAGAGCATGTCCTCCCAATACTCATACCACTTCTCACTGCCCAGCAACTAAATGTTCAGCAGTTTGCCAAGTATATGCTTTTTGTAAAGGATATTCTGAG GAAGATAGAGGAAAAACGGGGAGTTACCGTTTCAGATTCTGGAATCCCAGAGGTAAAGCCATCTTTATCTGCAAATGGGCTACAATCTCAAGGCTCAAGCAACATCAGTGGAAATGTTTCCAGTGCTACAAATAGCCGTCCAGCATGGGACGAAGAATGGGGACCGGTTAAAAAGCAGCCTTCCAATACCCTCCAGAATTCTACAAATAGTGTTACCCCCATTAATTCCGTAATGGTTAACGAACCAATTAAAGTAAGTTCTTCACAACCAaatttattcttacaaaaCGCAGTTTCAAGTCAGCAAGCAACTGCATCATGCCCTCCAGTTGATATTGAGTGGCCTACTCGGGCATCTTCTGGTGTGCCCCCTCAGTTTGGTGATGCTGAGAAGAAATCAGATCCAGGAGTATCACCCACTTCAAGTTTTGATGACATCGATCCTTTTGCCAACTGGCCCCCACGGCCTAGTGGCTCAGTAGGTGGTTCTGGCCCTTCCAACAATGGGGCATTTCCGACGAGTTTATATAGTTCCAGTTCACTCTCAAGTACATCGAATAGTATGAACATGAAAAACAATAGCATAAACAGTTGGACCTTTGACACCCAGAGTTCTATTGAGCAAATAAGACTGAATCAAGGCAGTGGAACTTCCAATACTGGTAGTTTGGGCAACTCAGTTTTCAACTCCCAGGACTCTCTTGGTTATTTGAAACAGAATCCGGCAACACTGGCTTCAAGTGTGTATACAAATAAAAGCTCAACTGATATAGGATCAATATTTGCTTCTGGAAAGAATGATCAGACATCACTTAGACTTGCTCCCCCGCCTTCATCTACTGTGGGtcgaggaagaggaagaggaaggggTGCTAGTTCAGTCTCTCGGTCCAGCCATGCCAAATCGTCAACTGAACAGCCACCCCTTTTGGATCTACTATAA